A single genomic interval of Oryzomonas sagensis harbors:
- a CDS encoding bifunctional aconitate hydratase 2/2-methylisocitrate dehydratase: MIEAYLAHEKERAAQGIPALPLTPEQTAELCKLLVKPPKGKEQFLLNLITNRVSPGVDPAAKVKAEFLAGIVSGKKKSPLIDPVAAIKLLGTMIGGYNVAPLVEALKDKKLADEAAKALSHITLVYDAFDEVVAMAKAKNAAAATVLKSWADAEWFTSRKGVPETIKVKVYKVDGEINTDDFSPAGDAWSRPDIPLHSLAMGKTRFKDGLATIAKFRKEGFQVAFVGDVVGTGSSRKSACNSVLWAIGDEIPCVPNKKTAGVIIGGVIAPIFFNTAQDSGALPLKADVTGMKTGDVIVIDTKKGVITDEKGKKVLSKLAIAPNTVPDEFRAGGRIPLIIGRAVTDKARKALGLKPTTAFTLPDNPKPKAKQAYSLAQKMVGVACGVAGILPGTACEPKMTTVGSQDTTGPMTADELKELACLKFQAPLFMQSFCHTAAYPKPADVKMHKSLPGFVAERGGVALRPGDGVIHSWLNRLLLPDTVGTGGDSHTRFPIGISFPAGSGLVAFAGAMGFMPLDMPESVLVRFKGTLNPGITLRDAVNAIPYWAIKQGLLTVPKKNKVNIFNGRILEMEGLPDLTVEQAFELTDAAAERSAAAGCIQLSEKSIATYLKSNVALMKKLIADGYSDKKTLQNRIKAVEAWLKKPSLLKADKGAEYAAVIEINLADITEPILACPNDPDDVKLLSEVAGDKIQDVFLGSCMTNIGHFRAAAEIWRGQKFNADVRTWICPPTRMDQQQLKDEAYFSVFSAFGARIEIAGCSLCMGNQARVPDKSHVYSTSTRNFDDRMGDGARVYLGSAELGAVTALMGKLPKPSEYMKIYKEKIEPNKEKIYRYLQFDEMPEYKK, translated from the coding sequence ATGATCGAAGCCTATTTAGCTCACGAAAAAGAACGGGCGGCTCAGGGAATCCCCGCCTTGCCGCTCACTCCCGAACAGACCGCCGAGCTGTGCAAGTTGCTGGTCAAGCCCCCCAAGGGAAAAGAACAGTTTCTGCTGAACCTGATCACCAACCGCGTTTCTCCGGGCGTTGATCCGGCCGCCAAGGTAAAGGCCGAATTTCTGGCCGGGATCGTCAGCGGCAAGAAAAAATCTCCTCTGATCGATCCGGTTGCCGCCATCAAACTGCTCGGCACCATGATCGGCGGCTACAACGTGGCTCCGCTGGTAGAGGCCCTGAAGGACAAAAAACTGGCCGACGAGGCCGCCAAGGCGCTCTCCCACATCACCCTGGTCTACGACGCTTTCGACGAGGTGGTCGCAATGGCCAAGGCCAAAAACGCCGCGGCGGCCACGGTGCTCAAATCCTGGGCCGATGCCGAGTGGTTCACCAGCCGCAAAGGCGTGCCCGAGACCATCAAGGTCAAGGTCTACAAGGTGGACGGCGAGATCAATACCGACGACTTCTCGCCCGCCGGCGACGCCTGGAGCCGCCCCGACATCCCGCTGCACTCCCTGGCCATGGGTAAGACCCGCTTCAAGGACGGCCTTGCCACCATCGCCAAGTTCCGCAAGGAAGGATTTCAGGTCGCCTTCGTGGGCGATGTGGTCGGCACCGGTTCTTCCCGCAAGTCGGCCTGCAACAGCGTGCTTTGGGCCATCGGCGACGAGATCCCCTGCGTGCCCAACAAGAAAACTGCCGGCGTGATCATCGGCGGCGTCATCGCCCCGATCTTCTTCAACACCGCCCAGGACTCCGGCGCCCTGCCGCTCAAGGCCGACGTGACCGGCATGAAAACCGGCGACGTGATCGTGATTGATACCAAGAAGGGGGTTATCACCGACGAGAAGGGCAAGAAGGTCCTCTCCAAGCTGGCCATCGCCCCCAATACCGTGCCCGACGAGTTCCGCGCCGGGGGCCGTATTCCGCTGATCATCGGCCGTGCCGTGACCGACAAGGCCAGGAAGGCCTTAGGCCTCAAACCGACCACGGCCTTCACCCTGCCGGACAACCCCAAACCCAAGGCGAAACAGGCGTACTCCCTGGCCCAAAAAATGGTCGGCGTCGCTTGCGGCGTGGCCGGCATCCTGCCCGGCACCGCCTGCGAGCCCAAGATGACCACCGTCGGTTCCCAGGACACCACCGGCCCCATGACCGCCGACGAGTTGAAGGAACTGGCCTGCCTCAAGTTCCAGGCACCTCTGTTTATGCAGTCCTTCTGCCACACCGCCGCCTATCCCAAGCCGGCCGACGTCAAGATGCACAAGTCCCTGCCCGGTTTCGTGGCCGAGCGCGGCGGCGTTGCCCTGCGTCCCGGTGACGGCGTGATCCACTCCTGGTTGAACCGCCTGCTGTTGCCCGATACGGTCGGCACCGGCGGCGACTCCCACACCCGGTTCCCCATCGGCATCTCCTTCCCGGCCGGTTCGGGCCTGGTTGCCTTTGCCGGTGCCATGGGCTTCATGCCGCTGGATATGCCCGAATCGGTCCTGGTGCGCTTCAAGGGTACGCTCAACCCCGGCATCACCCTGCGTGACGCGGTGAACGCCATTCCCTACTGGGCCATCAAACAGGGACTTCTGACCGTGCCCAAAAAGAACAAGGTCAACATCTTCAACGGCCGCATCCTCGAAATGGAAGGGCTGCCCGACCTGACCGTGGAGCAGGCTTTCGAACTGACCGACGCCGCTGCCGAGCGTTCGGCCGCCGCAGGCTGCATCCAGCTCTCCGAGAAATCCATCGCCACGTACCTGAAATCCAACGTGGCCCTTATGAAAAAACTGATCGCCGATGGCTACTCGGACAAGAAAACCCTGCAAAACCGCATCAAGGCGGTTGAGGCATGGCTCAAGAAACCGAGCCTGTTGAAGGCCGACAAGGGGGCCGAGTACGCGGCCGTGATCGAGATCAACCTGGCGGATATCACGGAGCCGATCCTGGCTTGCCCGAACGACCCGGATGACGTCAAACTGCTCTCCGAGGTGGCCGGCGACAAGATCCAGGACGTATTCCTCGGCTCCTGCATGACCAACATCGGCCACTTCCGCGCCGCAGCCGAGATCTGGCGCGGTCAGAAGTTCAACGCCGACGTCCGCACCTGGATTTGCCCGCCGACCCGTATGGATCAGCAGCAGCTCAAGGACGAGGCATACTTCTCGGTCTTCAGCGCTTTCGGCGCCCGCATCGAGATCGCCGGCTGCTCGCTCTGCATGGGCAACCAGGCCCGCGTACCGGACAAGTCCCACGTCTACTCCACTTCGACCCGCAACTTCGACGACCGCATGGGTGACGGCGCGCGCGTCTACTTAGGTTCCGCCGAACTGGGAGCGGTAACGGCCCTCATGGGCAAGCTGCCCAAGCCATCGGAATATATGAAGATTTACAAGGAAAAGATCGAGCCGAACAAGGAGAAGATTTACCGGTATCTGCAGTTCGACGAGATGCCCGAATACAAGAAGTAG
- a CDS encoding DUF2269 family protein, whose translation MMQLLYSRRAKLLLRTLHTFASCAWVGGVSAVMIILNNDRRTINGDELFAFNSAITTIDDMLIGPAAALSLLSGALLCLTSKWGFFKHGWVIMKWIGTLVAIYVGIAYLNPWMRDLAHFSDILRDDVTQSIDYQQLFHKGIVAVSLQIAALVLLVIVSIFKPDLELLTGEHDGLQHLVPLDTPPKAIRLRARIAANARRSLDANQSP comes from the coding sequence ATGATGCAGCTTCTATACAGCCGTAGGGCAAAGCTCCTGCTGAGAACCCTTCATACCTTTGCTTCATGCGCCTGGGTCGGAGGCGTATCAGCCGTCATGATAATCCTCAACAACGACCGGCGCACCATTAATGGCGACGAGTTATTCGCCTTCAATTCCGCCATCACGACCATCGACGATATGCTCATAGGACCGGCGGCCGCCCTGTCGCTTCTGAGCGGCGCACTCCTCTGCCTCACATCGAAATGGGGTTTCTTCAAGCACGGCTGGGTAATCATGAAGTGGATCGGAACCCTGGTTGCCATCTATGTGGGGATAGCCTACCTCAATCCCTGGATGAGGGATCTGGCGCATTTTTCAGACATCCTTCGGGACGACGTGACACAGAGCATCGATTACCAGCAGCTTTTCCACAAAGGAATCGTTGCGGTTTCCCTACAGATCGCAGCCCTGGTCCTGCTGGTAATCGTATCGATCTTCAAGCCTGATCTGGAGCTCTTGACGGGCGAACACGACGGCCTTCAGCATCTCGTGCCCCTTGATACCCCTCCAAAGGCCATACGCCTGCGCGCCAGGATTGCAGCCAATGCGCGACGCTCCCTCGACGCCAATCAGTCGCCCTGA
- the amrB gene encoding AmmeMemoRadiSam system protein B, giving the protein MQRYAAVAGQFYPGTREQLQTVLGELVPRESKKRRALGIIAPHAGYVYSGAIAGKVYGQIAIPPTVVIIGPNHHGAGAAAALYPDGEWLTPLGSIAINPHLNALLRHHVPFVETDSSAHRFEHSLEVQVPFIQHMRSDVTMAALCLGHGDFPAVEAIGKGVAAAVREYGGDVLIVASSDMTHYEPADSARRKDELALARVLAFDPEGLLKICHREHITMCGVIPAAVMLVASRELGATRAELAAYGNSGDITGDSNQVVGYAAVSVW; this is encoded by the coding sequence ATGCAACGTTATGCGGCGGTTGCGGGACAGTTCTATCCTGGTACGCGGGAACAGCTTCAAACCGTTTTGGGCGAGCTGGTCCCGCGCGAGTCGAAAAAACGGCGCGCCTTGGGCATCATCGCGCCCCATGCCGGTTACGTCTACTCTGGGGCCATTGCCGGTAAAGTCTACGGCCAGATCGCCATCCCCCCCACTGTAGTGATCATCGGCCCCAACCATCATGGCGCGGGAGCGGCCGCCGCCCTCTATCCCGACGGGGAGTGGTTGACTCCCCTCGGTTCCATCGCCATCAACCCGCATCTCAATGCGCTGTTGCGGCACCATGTCCCCTTTGTGGAGACCGACAGCAGCGCCCACCGCTTCGAGCATTCTCTTGAAGTTCAAGTCCCCTTTATCCAACACATGCGTTCCGATGTCACCATGGCGGCGCTCTGTCTTGGCCATGGCGACTTTCCGGCGGTAGAGGCGATCGGCAAGGGGGTTGCTGCGGCTGTGCGGGAGTACGGCGGGGACGTGCTGATTGTGGCCAGCTCTGACATGACCCATTACGAACCGGCCGATTCGGCTCGGCGCAAGGACGAGTTGGCGTTGGCGCGCGTGCTGGCCTTTGATCCGGAGGGGCTGTTGAAGATCTGCCACCGTGAGCACATCACCATGTGCGGCGTGATTCCGGCGGCGGTCATGCTGGTGGCGAGTCGCGAACTGGGGGCTACCCGGGCCGAACTGGCCGCCTATGGGAACAGCGGCGATATTACCGGTGACAGCAATCAGGTAGTGGGGTATGCAGCGGTTTCGGTGTGGTAG
- the scpB gene encoding SMC-Scp complex subunit ScpB — MSLPAIIESIIFAADAALPLDRLCEMLPEYERGDIKTALTELAEFHEGRGGGFGLVEVAGGWQFRTHPVLQEYVVRHTKAKAAKFSQSALETLAIIAYRQPLTRAEVEHLRGVDCGGVLKSLLEKKMVKILGKKDIPGRPLIYGTSKEFLEVFGLKDLKSLPTLREIQALDEAPAFERQEELPLESEQPSPVDSSLPFDDPE, encoded by the coding sequence ATGTCTTTGCCTGCCATTATTGAAAGTATCATCTTTGCCGCCGATGCGGCCCTGCCCCTTGACCGGCTCTGCGAGATGCTGCCCGAATACGAACGCGGCGACATCAAAACCGCCTTGACCGAACTGGCCGAATTCCATGAGGGGAGGGGAGGGGGCTTCGGGCTCGTGGAGGTCGCCGGCGGCTGGCAGTTCAGGACCCACCCGGTATTGCAGGAATACGTGGTCCGGCATACAAAGGCCAAGGCTGCCAAATTTTCTCAATCGGCTCTGGAAACCCTGGCCATCATCGCCTACCGCCAGCCGCTGACCCGGGCCGAGGTGGAGCATCTGCGCGGCGTCGATTGCGGCGGCGTCCTCAAGTCGCTTTTGGAAAAAAAAATGGTCAAAATCCTTGGCAAAAAGGATATCCCCGGTCGGCCACTGATCTATGGAACCTCTAAAGAATTTCTTGAAGTATTTGGACTTAAAGACCTAAAGAGCTTGCCGACTTTGCGAGAGATTCAGGCTCTTGACGAGGCCCCTGCGTTTGAACGCCAGGAGGAGTTGCCGCTGGAGTCGGAGCAGCCATCCCCGGTCGATAGTTCGCTTCCGTTTGACGATCCTGAATAA
- a CDS encoding segregation and condensation protein A, which translates to MNPTREENPTLLDGFRDGYSVHLDKFDGPLDLLLHLIRKNEVDICDIPIADITRQYLDYIKLMKVLNLDVAGDFLLMASTLLHIKSRMLLPSDDEEENEEEEGDPRAELVRRLLEYQQYKEAGMVIGARALLGREVFARACPDPALAAARTEEGPLEVSLFELVDAFRALLARIPKESFHDVAPGDSLNIADCINEILSLLQDRDTLQFDELVKDELTSERVIVTFLALLELCRLKLIRIFQNGEYGAIWFVPAVAPEQAGSDGEAVQSPA; encoded by the coding sequence ATGAATCCGACCCGGGAGGAAAACCCCACGCTTCTTGACGGCTTCCGCGATGGTTACAGCGTTCATCTCGACAAGTTCGACGGACCGCTGGACCTGCTGTTGCACCTGATCCGCAAAAATGAGGTCGATATCTGCGATATTCCCATTGCAGACATCACCCGTCAGTACCTGGACTACATCAAATTGATGAAGGTGCTCAACCTGGATGTGGCCGGAGATTTTCTGCTGATGGCATCCACGTTGTTGCACATCAAGTCCCGCATGCTGCTGCCGTCGGATGACGAAGAGGAAAACGAGGAAGAAGAGGGGGACCCCAGGGCCGAACTGGTGCGGCGCCTGCTGGAGTATCAGCAGTACAAAGAGGCCGGCATGGTCATTGGCGCCAGGGCGCTTCTGGGACGCGAGGTCTTTGCGCGCGCCTGCCCTGACCCTGCGTTGGCTGCGGCCCGCACGGAAGAGGGGCCGCTGGAGGTGTCGCTGTTCGAGCTCGTGGATGCCTTCCGCGCCCTCCTGGCGCGTATTCCGAAGGAAAGCTTCCATGATGTCGCCCCCGGCGACTCCCTTAATATTGCAGACTGTATCAATGAAATACTTTCCCTGCTCCAGGATCGTGATACACTACAATTCGATGAGCTCGTCAAAGACGAATTGACCAGCGAGCGGGTCATCGTCACCTTTCTGGCCCTCTTGGAGTTGTGCCGTCTTAAACTGATCCGCATCTTTCAGAATGGGGAGTACGGCGCCATCTGGTTCGTTCCTGCCGTTGCCCCGGAACAAGCGGGGAGTGACGGAGAGGCCGTTCAATCTCCCGCGTAA
- the trpS gene encoding tryptophan--tRNA ligase: MGTQQRIVSGMRPTGKLHIGHYHGVLENWIKIQDSFDCFFFVADWHSLTTEYDNTAGIRTSIHEMVLDWIGFGLDPAKSVVFRQSLVPHHSELNLILSMITPVSWLERNPTYKEMLDNLAAKDLSTFGFLGYPVLMAADIILYKATRVPVGHDQLPHLEITREIARRFNYLYGNVFPEPEAFLTETPKLLGLDGRKMSKSYGNSIYLSDTAEETTKKVLSMMTDPARIRRSDPGDPDVCVAFNLHRIYVPQEKLDEIIPACRNAAIGCVECKKILAECMNERLSPCRAKRAELATRPDFVNDLLQDGSRRASEISDVVMAEVREALKI, encoded by the coding sequence ATGGGTACACAGCAGCGTATTGTCAGCGGCATGCGGCCGACCGGGAAACTGCACATCGGCCATTATCACGGCGTATTGGAGAACTGGATCAAGATTCAGGACTCCTTCGACTGTTTTTTCTTTGTAGCGGATTGGCATTCATTGACCACGGAATACGACAATACCGCCGGTATCCGCACCAGCATCCACGAGATGGTGCTGGATTGGATCGGTTTCGGCCTCGACCCGGCCAAAAGCGTCGTTTTCCGCCAAAGCCTGGTGCCGCACCACTCCGAATTGAACCTGATCCTGTCCATGATTACGCCGGTCTCCTGGCTGGAGCGCAATCCGACCTACAAGGAGATGCTGGACAACCTTGCGGCCAAGGACCTTTCCACCTTCGGCTTTCTGGGATATCCGGTGCTGATGGCGGCCGACATCATTCTCTACAAGGCTACCCGCGTGCCGGTTGGCCACGACCAGTTGCCGCACCTTGAAATTACCCGGGAGATCGCCCGGCGCTTTAACTACCTGTACGGCAATGTCTTTCCCGAGCCCGAGGCGTTCCTGACCGAGACCCCCAAGCTGCTCGGCCTTGATGGCCGCAAGATGAGCAAGTCATACGGCAACTCCATCTACCTATCGGACACGGCCGAGGAAACCACCAAAAAGGTCTTGTCCATGATGACCGACCCGGCGCGGATTCGGCGAAGCGACCCCGGCGATCCCGATGTCTGCGTGGCCTTTAATCTCCATCGTATCTACGTGCCCCAGGAGAAGCTGGATGAGATCATCCCGGCCTGTCGCAACGCCGCCATCGGTTGCGTGGAGTGCAAAAAAATCCTGGCCGAGTGCATGAACGAACGCTTGTCGCCCTGCCGGGCAAAGCGGGCGGAGTTGGCCACCCGCCCCGATTTTGTGAATGATCTGTTGCAGGATGGCAGCCGTCGGGCTTCGGAGATCTCCGATGTCGTCATGGCCGAAGTCCGTGAAGCCCTGAAGATCTGA
- a CDS encoding site-2 protease family protein has product MENFLFKLSVMLVPGMLAIVCHEVSHGFIAWRYGDPTARMLGRLTLNPFKHIDIIGTLMIFFIGIGWAKPVPVNFSNLRNPKRDMIWVAAAGPITNIILATASAFLLRGLVAVDNSMVAQGAPLSMLVEPVALMLAFSVYINLLLAIFNMIPVPPLDGGRVLVGLLPYRQASAWARIEPFGMVIIIVLVFFTNIFSYVISPILNVGVHMLAGPQSGLVLGVTQLMMR; this is encoded by the coding sequence ATGGAAAATTTCCTCTTCAAGCTCTCCGTCATGCTTGTGCCGGGTATGCTGGCCATTGTCTGCCATGAGGTCTCCCACGGTTTCATTGCCTGGCGTTACGGAGATCCCACGGCACGGATGCTCGGCAGGCTGACCCTTAATCCGTTCAAGCATATCGATATCATCGGCACCCTGATGATCTTCTTTATCGGTATCGGTTGGGCCAAGCCGGTTCCGGTGAACTTTTCAAATCTGCGTAATCCCAAACGCGATATGATCTGGGTGGCGGCAGCCGGCCCCATAACCAATATCATTCTGGCGACAGCTTCCGCTTTTTTGCTGCGGGGGCTGGTTGCTGTCGACAATTCGATGGTTGCACAGGGGGCGCCCCTTTCCATGCTGGTTGAGCCGGTTGCCCTTATGCTGGCTTTCTCGGTCTACATCAACCTGCTGCTGGCGATCTTCAACATGATTCCGGTGCCGCCGCTTGACGGCGGCAGGGTATTGGTCGGGCTCCTCCCCTATCGCCAGGCGTCGGCATGGGCTCGCATCGAACCATTCGGGATGGTGATCATAATCGTACTGGTATTCTTCACGAATATCTTTTCCTATGTCATTTCGCCCATTCTCAACGTGGGGGTCCATATGTTGGCAGGACCGCAGAGCGGTTTGGTGTTGGGTGTTACACAACTCATGATGCGTTAG